In the genome of Oncorhynchus clarkii lewisi isolate Uvic-CL-2024 chromosome 4, UVic_Ocla_1.0, whole genome shotgun sequence, one region contains:
- the LOC139406670 gene encoding FYN-binding protein 1 isoform X1, translating into MDQEEDLDFKSLRAKFQYEEVLLKQPKTKPALPVKPKVLSPPHSPTNSLPSFSPTSHTPSNSRSLTPGARPSLLTSLQEKGDIAPRVIFKGNEKKVKGKDKNEGKVKLLGKKKAEADKEKADREMNGGKDDVEDLLDQKQKTEADLVIKNKKVSLLSPRGFKGGSVELEDSSPPPIYATVKKKGFRGIGKPVKSGKKGKERKDEFPPLPMLDIASPDMAGPEPLIALTTFRTPSPHANIPTPTALIPPAPAAHITLLPLAPKPAPALDALLPSELLPSTLMPAPAAETITVATPPDPIPMIPDPPIVEPIPVAPLTLELETSAETIPAPTLSVLVPPSPTPSPVPALPSPVPTPPVTPNPSAISTLPPPTIATPRRPAIARPPPPADPTPSPPPPPAPELVPEPESVVVDAAVVVEASASPPPSHTPLSPAVDPQVTPPSHQPESLVSVQERPLSALSALGRAEEMSPPKKRGTEIIFDALEKAKRKFGSPLTTPTIEDQPPLPHKSLPELPPIDYDDQAGAGPPTPLKPSLVKSVDVRQAFPVLERIAGDVIPDLLEAPPPLSRRCLPEASTLRPLQEKPLRLPSMNLTAHAGEIPAPLEFSGAGPALDVPEFESLEALEIQPADLVEIEGSEWGNGEYGDNIPETVLLKQEILEEGEGLPEFEDHRVPESEPLVEVPLEVRVEFIQETVPASPSSQDPQPEAGAETEDGTSESCDKANEDMPSAKQKVKGQPTKKKKEPKNPYAETQPPTKGTSRGGWSFKRPAPENPEEKDMKKKEKQYLEKEKKEQKEREKKEQKEREKKENEMKKFKITGQEEAIYQATVTVASKGRKDDLAVKNRDIVSIIRTTNCPKGKWLARDSTNTYGYISVSQVELDIKEMLELGKKASHAISHKDSSTVVEQGGELARMGNRTSNHYPLQDDTGSFTDDSEEWTNDDDEPLSYPIEEDPTESGHIQTISMTGSRELSIHHQQTQNYTTIDGMDMQVKHEALQKLATFFHKPVVEEPVRRPEEPEPISPMEIEEPVYPCKVEADLELPDMMILSPPGPFADDNQ; encoded by the exons gAAGAAGATCTGGACTTCAAGTCCTTGAGGGCAAAGTTCCAATATGAGGAAGTGCTGCTGAAGCAGCCAAAGACCAAACCTGCCCTTCCTGTGAAACCTAAAGTCCTGTCCCCTCCTCACAGCCCAACAaactcccttccttccttcagccccacatcacacacaccctccaactcACGCAGCCTAACGCCCGGAGCTcgaccctccctcctcacctccctccaGGAGAAGGGTGACATTGCACCCCGAGTCATCTTCAAGGGAAATGAGAAGAAGGTAAAGGGAAAAGACAAGAATGAGGGGAAGGTGAAATTACTAGGTAAAAAGAAGGCAGAGGCTGACAAAGAAAAGGCAGATAGAGAGATGAATGGCGGGAAAGACGATGTAGAAGATCTGCTGGAccagaaacagaagacagaggcaGACCTAGTCATTAAGAACAAGAAGGTGTCCCTGTTGTCCCCTAGGGGGTTTAAGGGGGGTAGTGTCGAGCTGGAAGATTCTTCGCCACCGCCCATATATGCAACAGTAAAGAAGAAGGGTTTTCGGGGCATCGGGAAGCCTGTGAAATCAGggaagaaagggaaagagagaaaagatgagtttcctcctctccccatgtTGGACATAGCCAGCCCAGACATGGCTGGCCCTGAACCTCTCATCGCTCTAACAACCTTCAGAACCCCATCACCCCATGCTAATATACCCACACCAACTGCCCTCATCCCACCGGCCCCAGCAGCTCACATTACCCTCTTACCCCTTGCCCCGAAACCTGCCCCAGCACTAGATGCCCTCTTACCCTCTGAGCTGTTACCCTCCACCCTGATGCCTGCACCAGCAGCTGAAACCATTACAGTCGCTACACCACCCGACCCCATTCCAATGATCCCCGACCCTCCTATCGTTGAGCCCATCCCTGTTGCCCCCCTTACCCTGGAGTTAGAAACCTCAGCTGAGACCATCCCAGCCCCCACCCTTTCTGTATTGGTTCCCCCCAGCCCTACCCCTTCCCCTGTTCCTGCCCTACCCAGCCCGGTACCAACTCCCCCAGTCACCCCTAACCCCTCTGCTATCTCCACCTTACCACCACCCACTATAGCCACCCCACGTCGACCTGCTATTGCCAGGCCACCCCCACCCGCTGACCCtaccccctctccacctccacctccagctCCTGAACTTGTACCTGAACCTGAGTCTGTAGTAGTGGATGCTGCTGTTGTAGTCGAGGCCTctgcctctccacctccctctcacacaccccTTTCCCCAGCGGTGGACCCCCAAGTCACACCCCCGTCCCACCAGCCTGAGAGCCTCGTGTCGGTCCAGGAACGACCACTCTCAGCCCTGTCGGCTCTAGGGCGAGCAGAGGAAATGagtccaccaaaaaaaagaggaACAGAGATCATCTTCGATGCTCTGGAGAAGGCCAAGAGAAAGTTTGGCAG CCCTTTGACCACACCCACCATAGAGGACCAACCCCCACTCCCCCACAAATCCCTCCCTGAGCTCCCACCAATCGACTACGATGACCAGGCCGGGGCGGGGCCCCCTACACCCCTGAAAccgtccctggtcaaaagtgttGACGTTA ggcAGGCGTTTCCTGTGTTGGAGAGGATAGCAGGGGACGTGATACCAGACCTGTTGGAggcaccccctcctctctcgagGAGGTGCCTTCCGGAGGCCTCCACCCTGCGACCCCTGCAAGAGAAACCCCTACGACTCCCCTCCATGAACCTGACCGCCCATG CTGGGGAGATTCCTGCTCCTCTAGAGTTCTCCGGAGCCGGTCCTGCTCTTGACGTTCCCGAGTTTGAGTCCCTAGAAGCCCTAGAAATCCAGCCTGCAGACTTGGTGGAGATAGAGGGGTCAGAATGGGGGAATGGAGAATATGGTGACAACATTCCAGAGACAGTGCTTCTAAAGCAGGAGATtctggaagagggggaggggcttcCAGAATTCGAGGACCACAGAGTTCCAGAATCAGAACCGCTGGTCGAGGTTCCATTGGAGGTTCGGGTGGAGTTTATCCAAGAAACTGTCCCTGCCTCCCCTTCCAGCCAGGACCCCCAGCCAGAGGCAGG AGCTGAGACAGAAGACGGCACCTCTGAGAGCTGTGACAAAGCCAATGAAGACATGCCCTCAGCCAAACAGAAGGTCAAGGGTCAACCCACCAAGAAGAAGAAGGAACCAAAGA ACCCATATGCTGAGACTCAGCCTCCG ACTAAAGGAACATCCAGGGGTGGCTGGTCTTTTAAGAGGCCTGCTCCGGAAAACCCAGAGGAGAAAGATATGAAGAAGAAAGAAAAACAATAtctggagaaggagaagaaagaacagaaagagagagagaagaaggagcagaaagagagagagaagaaagaaaatgaGATGAAGAAGTTTAAG ATAACAGGTCAGGAGGAGGCTATATATCAGGCTACAGTGACGGTAGCATCTAAAGGACGTAAGGACGACCTGGCTGTGAAGAATAGGGACATCGTCAGCATCATACGGACCACAAACTGCCCCAAAGGAAAATGGCTAGCCAGGGACAGCACTAATACAT atgggtACATCTCAGTGAGCCAGGTGGAGTTGGACATTAAGGAGATGTTGGAGCTGGGGAAGAAGGCTTCTCATGCCATCAGCCATAAGGACAGCAGTACTGTGGTAGAACAGGGAGGAGAGCTGGCCAGGATGGGCAACAGGACTTCCAATCACTACCCACTACAGGACGATACAGGCAGCT TTACAGACGACAGTGAGGAGTGGACGAATGATGACGATGAACCTCTCTCCTACCCCATTGAGGAAGATCCTACAGAGAG TGGCCACATCCAAACAATCTCCATGACGG GAAGCAGAGAGCTTAGCATCCACCACCAACAAACACAGAATTACACCACCATAGATGGAATGGATATGCA GGTGAAACATGAAGCACTTCAGAAGCTGGCCACTTTCTTCCACAAACCTGTTGTAGAGGAACCCGTCAGGag ACCTGAAGAACCTGAACCAATCA
- the LOC139406670 gene encoding FYN-binding protein 1 isoform X2, giving the protein MDQEEDLDFKSLRAKFQYEEVLLKQPKTKPALPVKPKVLSPPHSPTNSLPSFSPTSHTPSNSRSLTPGARPSLLTSLQEKGDIAPRVIFKGNEKKVKGKDKNEGKVKLLGKKKAEADKEKADREMNGGKDDVEDLLDQKQKTEADLVIKNKKVSLLSPRGFKGGSVELEDSSPPPIYATVKKKGFRGIGKPVKSGKKGKERKDEFPPLPMLDIASPDMAGPEPLIALTTFRTPSPHANIPTPTALIPPAPAAHITLLPLAPKPAPALDALLPSELLPSTLMPAPAAETITVATPPDPIPMIPDPPIVEPIPVAPLTLELETSAETIPAPTLSVLVPPSPTPSPVPALPSPVPTPPVTPNPSAISTLPPPTIATPRRPAIARPPPPADPTPSPPPPPAPELVPEPESVVVDAAVVVEASASPPPSHTPLSPAVDPQVTPPSHQPESLVSVQERPLSALSALGRAEEMSPPKKRGTEIIFDALEKAKRKFGSPLTTPTIEDQPPLPHKSLPELPPIDYDDQAGAGPPTPLKPSLVKSVDVRQAFPVLERIAGDVIPDLLEAPPPLSRRCLPEASTLRPLQEKPLRLPSMNLTAHAGEIPAPLEFSGAGPALDVPEFESLEALEIQPADLVEIEGSEWGNGEYGDNIPETVLLKQEILEEGEGLPEFEDHRVPESEPLVEVPLEVRVEFIQETVPASPSSQDPQPEAGAETEDGTSESCDKANEDMPSAKQKVKGQPTKKKKEPKNPYAETQPPTKGTSRGGWSFKRPAPENPEEKDMKKKEKQYLEKEKKEQKEREKKEQKEREKKENEMKKFKITGQEEAIYQATVTVASKGRKDDLAVKNRDIVSIIRTTNCPKGKWLARDSTNTYGYISVSQVELDIKEMLELGKKASHAISHKDSSTVVEQGGELARMGNRTSNHYPLQDDTGSFTDDSEEWTNDDDEPLSYPIEEDPTESGHIQTISMTGSRELSIHHQQTQNYTTIDGMDMQVKHEALQKLATFFHKPVVEEPVRRRPEEPEPISPMEIEEPVYP; this is encoded by the exons gAAGAAGATCTGGACTTCAAGTCCTTGAGGGCAAAGTTCCAATATGAGGAAGTGCTGCTGAAGCAGCCAAAGACCAAACCTGCCCTTCCTGTGAAACCTAAAGTCCTGTCCCCTCCTCACAGCCCAACAaactcccttccttccttcagccccacatcacacacaccctccaactcACGCAGCCTAACGCCCGGAGCTcgaccctccctcctcacctccctccaGGAGAAGGGTGACATTGCACCCCGAGTCATCTTCAAGGGAAATGAGAAGAAGGTAAAGGGAAAAGACAAGAATGAGGGGAAGGTGAAATTACTAGGTAAAAAGAAGGCAGAGGCTGACAAAGAAAAGGCAGATAGAGAGATGAATGGCGGGAAAGACGATGTAGAAGATCTGCTGGAccagaaacagaagacagaggcaGACCTAGTCATTAAGAACAAGAAGGTGTCCCTGTTGTCCCCTAGGGGGTTTAAGGGGGGTAGTGTCGAGCTGGAAGATTCTTCGCCACCGCCCATATATGCAACAGTAAAGAAGAAGGGTTTTCGGGGCATCGGGAAGCCTGTGAAATCAGggaagaaagggaaagagagaaaagatgagtttcctcctctccccatgtTGGACATAGCCAGCCCAGACATGGCTGGCCCTGAACCTCTCATCGCTCTAACAACCTTCAGAACCCCATCACCCCATGCTAATATACCCACACCAACTGCCCTCATCCCACCGGCCCCAGCAGCTCACATTACCCTCTTACCCCTTGCCCCGAAACCTGCCCCAGCACTAGATGCCCTCTTACCCTCTGAGCTGTTACCCTCCACCCTGATGCCTGCACCAGCAGCTGAAACCATTACAGTCGCTACACCACCCGACCCCATTCCAATGATCCCCGACCCTCCTATCGTTGAGCCCATCCCTGTTGCCCCCCTTACCCTGGAGTTAGAAACCTCAGCTGAGACCATCCCAGCCCCCACCCTTTCTGTATTGGTTCCCCCCAGCCCTACCCCTTCCCCTGTTCCTGCCCTACCCAGCCCGGTACCAACTCCCCCAGTCACCCCTAACCCCTCTGCTATCTCCACCTTACCACCACCCACTATAGCCACCCCACGTCGACCTGCTATTGCCAGGCCACCCCCACCCGCTGACCCtaccccctctccacctccacctccagctCCTGAACTTGTACCTGAACCTGAGTCTGTAGTAGTGGATGCTGCTGTTGTAGTCGAGGCCTctgcctctccacctccctctcacacaccccTTTCCCCAGCGGTGGACCCCCAAGTCACACCCCCGTCCCACCAGCCTGAGAGCCTCGTGTCGGTCCAGGAACGACCACTCTCAGCCCTGTCGGCTCTAGGGCGAGCAGAGGAAATGagtccaccaaaaaaaagaggaACAGAGATCATCTTCGATGCTCTGGAGAAGGCCAAGAGAAAGTTTGGCAG CCCTTTGACCACACCCACCATAGAGGACCAACCCCCACTCCCCCACAAATCCCTCCCTGAGCTCCCACCAATCGACTACGATGACCAGGCCGGGGCGGGGCCCCCTACACCCCTGAAAccgtccctggtcaaaagtgttGACGTTA ggcAGGCGTTTCCTGTGTTGGAGAGGATAGCAGGGGACGTGATACCAGACCTGTTGGAggcaccccctcctctctcgagGAGGTGCCTTCCGGAGGCCTCCACCCTGCGACCCCTGCAAGAGAAACCCCTACGACTCCCCTCCATGAACCTGACCGCCCATG CTGGGGAGATTCCTGCTCCTCTAGAGTTCTCCGGAGCCGGTCCTGCTCTTGACGTTCCCGAGTTTGAGTCCCTAGAAGCCCTAGAAATCCAGCCTGCAGACTTGGTGGAGATAGAGGGGTCAGAATGGGGGAATGGAGAATATGGTGACAACATTCCAGAGACAGTGCTTCTAAAGCAGGAGATtctggaagagggggaggggcttcCAGAATTCGAGGACCACAGAGTTCCAGAATCAGAACCGCTGGTCGAGGTTCCATTGGAGGTTCGGGTGGAGTTTATCCAAGAAACTGTCCCTGCCTCCCCTTCCAGCCAGGACCCCCAGCCAGAGGCAGG AGCTGAGACAGAAGACGGCACCTCTGAGAGCTGTGACAAAGCCAATGAAGACATGCCCTCAGCCAAACAGAAGGTCAAGGGTCAACCCACCAAGAAGAAGAAGGAACCAAAGA ACCCATATGCTGAGACTCAGCCTCCG ACTAAAGGAACATCCAGGGGTGGCTGGTCTTTTAAGAGGCCTGCTCCGGAAAACCCAGAGGAGAAAGATATGAAGAAGAAAGAAAAACAATAtctggagaaggagaagaaagaacagaaagagagagagaagaaggagcagaaagagagagagaagaaagaaaatgaGATGAAGAAGTTTAAG ATAACAGGTCAGGAGGAGGCTATATATCAGGCTACAGTGACGGTAGCATCTAAAGGACGTAAGGACGACCTGGCTGTGAAGAATAGGGACATCGTCAGCATCATACGGACCACAAACTGCCCCAAAGGAAAATGGCTAGCCAGGGACAGCACTAATACAT atgggtACATCTCAGTGAGCCAGGTGGAGTTGGACATTAAGGAGATGTTGGAGCTGGGGAAGAAGGCTTCTCATGCCATCAGCCATAAGGACAGCAGTACTGTGGTAGAACAGGGAGGAGAGCTGGCCAGGATGGGCAACAGGACTTCCAATCACTACCCACTACAGGACGATACAGGCAGCT TTACAGACGACAGTGAGGAGTGGACGAATGATGACGATGAACCTCTCTCCTACCCCATTGAGGAAGATCCTACAGAGAG TGGCCACATCCAAACAATCTCCATGACGG GAAGCAGAGAGCTTAGCATCCACCACCAACAAACACAGAATTACACCACCATAGATGGAATGGATATGCA GGTGAAACATGAAGCACTTCAGAAGCTGGCCACTTTCTTCCACAAACCTGTTGTAGAGGAACCCGTCAGGag AAGACCTGAAGAACCTGAACCAATCA